In Methanofollis fontis, the following proteins share a genomic window:
- a CDS encoding cache domain-containing protein: protein MKQIWTVCAVSILIAGMLLIAGCTTQESPSPAPAPTVTPAHTEEEMVAFVHEAVAYAQENGKDRALAVFSDRNGSFFRDGLYIYAYDFNGTTLAHPVNPEKIGVNRLDETDVKGNFYIRELRDVARNGSGFVYFYYVDPMAENTVQPKLGYVERVDETWWLGSGIYGVTAPEAAS, encoded by the coding sequence ATGAAGCAGATATGGACTGTATGTGCGGTTTCAATCCTGATCGCCGGTATGCTCCTCATCGCGGGATGCACCACGCAGGAATCCCCCTCACCGGCACCGGCGCCCACGGTGACACCGGCCCACACCGAGGAGGAGATGGTTGCGTTTGTGCATGAAGCCGTCGCATATGCGCAGGAAAATGGTAAAGACAGGGCTCTTGCGGTCTTTTCGGATCGCAATGGCTCGTTCTTCCGTGACGGCCTCTACATCTATGCCTACGACTTCAACGGCACCACACTTGCCCATCCGGTCAATCCGGAGAAGATCGGGGTGAACAGGCTGGACGAGACCGATGTGAAGGGGAACTTCTACATCCGGGAACTGCGTGATGTCGCCAGAAACGGCAGCGGGTTTGTATATTTCTATTATGTCGACCCGATGGCGGAGAACACGGTGCAGCCGAAACTCGGCTACGTGGAGCGGGTGGACGAGACCTGGTGGCTTGGTTCGGGGATCTACGGGGTGACCGCTCCTGAAGCGGCGTCCTGA
- a CDS encoding PAS domain S-box protein, which yields MISVLLIDDDPMILDVTSLYLRKGHEFAVTTCLSAHEALDVLSGQSFDAIISDYEMPEMDGIEFLKVIRAGGNNAPFIIFTGRGREDVVIEALNNGANFYLQKGGDPKSQFAELKNMIRQAVQNTRAEAALKISEARYRAVVESQTELISRFLPDGTQVFANEAFCRYYRKDPDEIVGKYFFPDVPQDEKARIRAHFDSLTPENPVGTIEHRVVLDDGVMRWQQWVDRAIFDGNSTLIEYQSVGRDTTDRKLAEEALRDSENKFKVLSEQSPVGIYILRSGRLTYVNPRFAEMFGYTAEEMSDNMPLLHIVHPVDRPFVAEKMRERSEGSGDTYEFRGVRSDGNMITAEVHGSVTTIEGEKVIIGTILDITERKTMEIDLKEKVNYVQALMDAIPAPVFYRDTHGIYHDCNRAFEELVGLAKNEIIGKEIHDFFPREYADIYKEKDGLIIERPHVQRYEFAITDRDGQKIDVLFSKTALMTADGSVAGIVGVIMDISERKKMEIDLKEKVNYVQALMDAIPAPVFYRDTHGIYHDCNRAFEELVGLSREEITGKVIHDFFPREYADIYKEKDGLIIDHPHVQRYEFAITDRDGQKIDVLFSKTALLRADGSVAGIVGVIVDISERKKMEIDLKEKVNYVHALMDAIPAPVFYRDTNGVYHDCNRAFEELVGLSKNKIVGKTIHDFFPREYAEFYKKKDHLIIARPHVQRYEYAITDRNRKRLDVLFSKTALMTADGTVAGILGVISDISERKRMEQALRENEVKYRTLADFTYDWEAWFKPDGKYFYVSPSCERITGFAAAEFMEDPMLMIRIVHPEDRDLVETHYHGGIHEQEGVCHIDYRIITKTGDIKWISHYCQPVFGPDGKYLGRRENKRDITDRKRVEEALKRANEKLNLLSSITRHDVLNRLTSLLGYLEFVRDFGLDSEVITLIEKAEESANVIRHQISFTKDYQDIGVHTPAWQNARHLVANAARMFPRNEAVIENDLNGMEIYADPLLEKVFINLIDNAIRHGDGVSRIRFSPRLEGDHLVILCEDDGHGIEERDKGKIFYRGVGKNTGYGLFLAREILSITGLTIREVGIQGKGACFEITVPFGAYRTDQDDTGVTMR from the coding sequence ATGATCTCAGTTCTGCTCATCGACGACGACCCCATGATCCTTGATGTCACCAGCCTCTATCTCAGGAAAGGGCACGAGTTTGCGGTCACAACATGCCTGAGTGCACACGAGGCCCTCGACGTCCTCTCCGGGCAGTCATTCGATGCGATCATCTCCGATTACGAGATGCCAGAGATGGACGGGATCGAGTTTCTCAAGGTGATCAGGGCAGGCGGGAACAACGCACCCTTCATCATCTTCACCGGGCGGGGTCGGGAGGACGTCGTCATCGAGGCCCTCAACAACGGAGCGAACTTCTACCTCCAGAAAGGCGGGGACCCGAAGAGTCAGTTCGCAGAACTGAAGAACATGATCAGGCAGGCGGTCCAGAACACCCGCGCCGAGGCGGCGCTGAAGATCAGCGAGGCGCGCTATCGCGCCGTCGTCGAGAGTCAGACCGAACTGATCAGCCGTTTTCTCCCGGATGGCACACAGGTCTTCGCCAATGAGGCCTTCTGCAGATATTACCGGAAAGATCCCGATGAGATCGTCGGCAAATACTTTTTCCCTGACGTGCCTCAGGACGAGAAGGCACGAATCAGGGCCCATTTCGACAGTCTCACCCCGGAGAACCCGGTCGGCACCATCGAGCACCGGGTGGTGCTCGACGATGGGGTGATGCGCTGGCAGCAGTGGGTGGACCGGGCGATCTTTGACGGGAACAGCACCCTGATCGAGTACCAGTCGGTCGGACGTGACACCACCGACAGGAAATTGGCCGAAGAGGCGCTGCGAGATTCCGAGAACAAGTTCAAGGTGCTCTCTGAGCAGTCCCCGGTCGGAATTTACATCCTCAGGAGCGGGCGACTCACCTATGTGAACCCCCGGTTTGCAGAGATGTTCGGCTATACCGCCGAGGAGATGTCAGACAACATGCCCCTGCTCCATATCGTCCACCCCGTGGACCGCCCCTTCGTGGCGGAAAAGATGAGGGAGCGGAGCGAGGGGAGCGGAGACACCTACGAGTTCAGAGGGGTCAGGAGCGACGGCAACATGATCACCGCCGAGGTCCATGGTTCGGTGACCACCATCGAGGGCGAGAAGGTGATCATCGGCACCATCCTGGACATCACCGAGCGCAAGACAATGGAGATCGACCTCAAGGAGAAGGTCAACTATGTCCAGGCACTGATGGACGCCATACCGGCGCCCGTCTTCTACCGCGATACCCATGGCATCTACCATGACTGCAACCGCGCCTTCGAGGAACTCGTCGGTCTTGCCAAGAACGAGATCATCGGCAAGGAGATCCACGACTTCTTCCCGCGGGAGTACGCCGACATCTACAAGGAAAAGGACGGGTTGATCATCGAGCGTCCCCATGTCCAGCGCTATGAGTTCGCCATTACCGACCGTGACGGACAGAAGATCGACGTCCTCTTCTCAAAGACCGCCCTCATGACCGCAGACGGATCGGTGGCAGGCATCGTCGGGGTGATCATGGACATCAGCGAGCGCAAAAAGATGGAGATCGACCTCAAGGAGAAGGTCAACTATGTCCAGGCACTGATGGACGCCATACCGGCACCCGTCTTCTACCGCGACACCCATGGCATCTACCATGACTGCAACCGCGCCTTCGAGGAACTCGTCGGACTCTCCAGGGAGGAGATCACCGGCAAGGTGATCCACGACTTCTTCCCGCGGGAGTACGCCGACATCTACAAGGAAAAGGACGGGTTGATCATCGATCACCCCCATGTCCAGCGCTATGAGTTCGCCATTACCGACCGTGACGGACAGAAGATCGACGTCCTCTTCTCAAAGACCGCCCTGTTGCGTGCAGACGGATCGGTGGCAGGCATCGTCGGGGTGATCGTCGACATCAGCGAGCGCAAAAAGATGGAGATCGACCTCAAGGAGAAGGTCAACTATGTCCATGCACTGATGGACGCCATACCGGCGCCCGTCTTCTACCGCGACACCAATGGCGTCTATCACGACTGCAACCGCGCCTTCGAGGAACTCGTCGGACTTTCAAAGAACAAAATCGTCGGCAAAACGATCCATGACTTCTTCCCGCGGGAGTACGCCGAGTTCTACAAGAAGAAGGACCACCTGATCATCGCTCGCCCTCATGTCCAGCGCTACGAATATGCGATCACCGACCGGAACAGGAAACGCCTCGACGTCCTCTTCTCAAAGACCGCCCTCATGACCGCAGATGGAACGGTTGCCGGCATTCTTGGAGTGATCTCGGACATCAGCGAGAGAAAACGGATGGAACAGGCCCTCCGGGAAAACGAGGTGAAATACCGTACCCTTGCAGACTTCACCTACGACTGGGAGGCATGGTTCAAGCCCGACGGCAAGTACTTCTATGTCTCGCCGTCCTGCGAACGGATCACCGGGTTTGCTGCGGCGGAGTTCATGGAGGACCCGATGCTGATGATCCGCATCGTCCACCCGGAGGACCGCGACCTGGTGGAGACCCACTACCATGGTGGCATCCACGAGCAGGAAGGGGTCTGCCATATCGATTACCGGATCATCACCAAAACCGGCGACATCAAGTGGATCAGCCACTATTGTCAGCCTGTTTTCGGACCTGACGGCAAATATCTGGGCCGCAGGGAGAACAAACGCGACATCACCGACAGAAAACGCGTGGAGGAGGCGCTGAAACGGGCAAACGAGAAACTCAACCTCCTCTCGAGCATCACACGCCATGACGTGCTCAACCGCCTCACCAGCCTCCTTGGCTACCTGGAGTTTGTCAGGGACTTCGGGCTCGACTCCGAGGTGATCACCCTCATCGAGAAGGCAGAGGAGTCCGCCAACGTGATCAGGCACCAGATCTCCTTTACCAAGGACTATCAGGATATCGGCGTCCACACGCCGGCATGGCAGAATGCCCGACACCTCGTCGCCAATGCGGCGAGGATGTTCCCCAGAAACGAGGCGGTGATCGAGAACGACCTCAACGGCATGGAAATCTATGCCGATCCCCTCCTCGAAAAGGTGTTCATCAACCTGATCGACAACGCCATCCGCCACGGCGACGGGGTGAGCAGGATCCGCTTCTCGCCGAGGCTGGAGGGTGACCACCTGGTGATCCTCTGCGAGGATGACGGTCACGGGATCGAGGAGAGGGACAAGGGCAAGATCTTCTACCGCGGCGTCGGGAAGAACACCGGCTACGGCCTCTTCCTCGCCCGCGAGATCCTCTCGATCACCGGCCTCACCATACGTGAGGTGGGGATCCAGGGGAAGGGCGCCTGTTTCGAGATCACCGTGCCCTTCGGGGCCTACCGTACCGATCAGGATGACACGGGCGTGACCATGCGATGA
- a CDS encoding RNB domain-containing ribonuclease: MNTRTPDLRAIAWDAMRRYGFEPDFPATIESETAGAPPIPDRLPDLRHLPWSSIDNHDSRDLDQIEYCEEGPEGAIRVAVAIADVDLRVRPGSAADRHAAHNGTSVYTGVETFPMLPPRLSEGITSLLPDQDRVALVIRYTVQNDGSIRPDGIERALVRNRAHLVYEEVGEWLEGTGPLPENIDAIPGLREQVLLQNEAAQRMRRRRFEGGALDLETIEAGAVMEGAMVRDLIVRRQNAAHCLIEEFMIGANTTIVGTLAAAGMPMIQRVVREPRDWKGIQRTAAEHGEYLPPEPDPVALSRFLTGQRTADPEGFPDLSLTIVKLIGPGIYLPLQPGEASIGHFGLAISNYTHGTAPNRRYVDIIIQRLLKAALRGEGSPYTSEDLADLAEWLTGREKASQKVERFMRKAAGAVLLGERIGESFDAIVTGASERGTYVRLIAPPVEGRVMEGEYGLYVGQRVRVRLILTDPYNGYIDFVCTGRSEP, from the coding sequence ATGAACACCCGCACCCCCGACCTGAGGGCCATCGCATGGGACGCCATGCGGCGCTACGGCTTCGAGCCCGATTTTCCCGCGACCATCGAGAGCGAAACCGCCGGGGCACCCCCGATCCCGGACAGACTCCCCGACCTCCGCCACCTCCCCTGGTCGTCCATCGACAACCACGACTCCAGGGACCTGGACCAGATCGAATACTGCGAGGAAGGCCCGGAAGGAGCGATCCGGGTGGCGGTGGCGATCGCCGACGTCGACCTCCGTGTGCGACCGGGCTCCGCGGCCGACCGTCATGCCGCCCATAACGGCACCTCGGTGTACACCGGCGTCGAGACCTTCCCCATGCTGCCCCCCCGGCTTTCGGAGGGGATCACCTCCCTCCTGCCGGATCAGGACCGCGTGGCCCTGGTCATCAGATACACCGTCCAGAACGACGGCAGTATCCGCCCCGACGGCATCGAGCGCGCCCTCGTCCGCAATCGGGCGCACCTGGTCTATGAGGAGGTCGGCGAGTGGCTGGAGGGGACCGGACCCCTCCCGGAGAACATCGATGCGATCCCCGGCCTCAGGGAGCAGGTCCTCCTCCAGAACGAGGCCGCACAACGGATGAGACGCCGCCGCTTCGAGGGGGGAGCGCTCGACCTGGAGACCATCGAGGCGGGTGCGGTCATGGAGGGGGCGATGGTGAGGGACCTCATCGTCAGGAGACAGAACGCCGCACACTGCCTGATCGAGGAGTTCATGATCGGCGCCAACACCACGATCGTCGGCACCCTCGCCGCCGCCGGCATGCCCATGATCCAGCGTGTCGTCCGCGAACCCAGAGACTGGAAGGGTATCCAGCGGACGGCGGCAGAACACGGCGAATACCTCCCCCCGGAACCCGACCCGGTGGCCCTCTCCCGCTTCCTCACCGGGCAGCGGACCGCCGACCCCGAAGGCTTCCCCGACCTCTCCCTCACCATCGTAAAACTGATCGGGCCGGGAATCTACCTGCCCCTCCAGCCCGGTGAGGCTTCAATCGGCCACTTCGGGCTTGCGATCTCCAACTACACCCACGGCACCGCCCCGAACAGGCGCTATGTCGACATCATCATTCAAAGGCTGCTCAAGGCCGCCCTCCGCGGCGAAGGCTCCCCCTACACCTCAGAAGACCTCGCAGACCTTGCCGAATGGCTCACCGGCAGGGAAAAGGCCTCCCAGAAGGTCGAACGCTTCATGCGGAAGGCGGCGGGGGCCGTATTGCTCGGGGAACGGATCGGCGAATCCTTCGACGCCATCGTCACCGGCGCCTCGGAACGGGGAACCTATGTCAGGCTCATCGCACCCCCGGTCGAAGGGAGGGTCATGGAGGGTGAATACGGCCTGTATGTCGGGCAGAGGGTCAGGGTCCGCCTGATCCTCACCGATCCCTACAACGGCTACATCGATTTCGTCTGCACCGGCAGATCCGAACCTTGA
- a CDS encoding DUF2115 domain-containing protein encodes MSERGVERIRRTARRIGACTTRGELGSVLGEEAGRYTLHDLQRIGGGIKREVDPLPEPYRSQVRPYFEAQIFGAYHRLMHAHRSGSFRSMDDPIADPDRFKEFAALIEEGCLRESGKSGTDFGFSDPLHSLFYYLVTGYLMFVENGPGHPVGTPFPGGFVVEQRGDEYFCPIRDKEQDVPFSICNVCPAHQMEGV; translated from the coding sequence ATGTCAGAGAGAGGGGTGGAGCGGATCCGACGCACCGCCCGACGGATCGGCGCCTGCACCACCAGGGGAGAACTCGGCAGCGTGCTCGGGGAGGAGGCGGGACGCTACACCCTGCACGACCTCCAGCGGATCGGGGGGGGGATCAAGAGGGAGGTGGACCCCCTCCCTGAACCCTACCGGAGTCAGGTCAGACCCTACTTCGAGGCCCAGATCTTCGGCGCCTATCACCGTCTGATGCACGCCCACCGCTCGGGGTCCTTCCGGAGCATGGACGACCCGATCGCCGATCCCGACCGCTTCAAGGAGTTCGCCGCCCTGATCGAGGAGGGATGCCTGAGAGAAAGCGGGAAGAGCGGCACCGACTTCGGCTTTTCCGATCCCCTGCACTCCCTCTTCTATTACCTCGTCACCGGCTACCTGATGTTCGTCGAGAACGGCCCCGGTCACCCGGTCGGAACCCCATTTCCCGGAGGATTTGTCGTTGAACAGAGAGGAGACGAATATTTTTGCCCGATCAGGGACAAAGAGCAGGACGTGCCCTTCTCCATCTGCAATGTCTGCCCGGCACACCAGATGGAGGGGGTGTGA
- a CDS encoding deoxyguanosinetriphosphate triphosphohydrolase family protein — translation MEITPEICARIAARQTAIEETYSPLATRNADARRRRPDPRRPEDPLIRPPFYRDADRILHSKGFTRYIDKTQVFFLIDNEHITHRVIHVQLVSKIGRTIGRALGLNEDLIEAIALGHDIGHVPFGHRGEECLDGLCNRHTIGRFFHNVQSVRFLDVIEDCNLTLQVLDGILCHNGEVHHRSLAPAGEVTPEGFEEKFRRLSSGEAEEIPSSTMEGCVVRFADTIAYLGRDLEDAIEVGLIDGDGDDLMAICRESFGIEHPDEINRTVVDTAIRDIINESMGVERISFSGEVSDGIRQLREFSRTHIYESPVLTSQMGKIQTMFATLFEHFLTDLERENTASPIFRDFIEAPWISPDYLQKEGEAGKVRDFVAGMTDRYFEDAFREITIPKRVKNAYR, via the coding sequence ATGGAGATCACACCCGAGATCTGCGCCCGCATCGCCGCACGGCAGACCGCCATCGAGGAGACCTATTCCCCCCTCGCCACCCGCAACGCCGACGCCCGGCGCCGGCGACCCGATCCCCGACGGCCAGAGGACCCCCTCATCCGCCCCCCCTTCTACCGGGACGCCGACCGCATACTCCACTCGAAGGGCTTCACCCGCTATATCGACAAGACGCAGGTCTTCTTCCTGATCGACAACGAGCACATCACCCACCGCGTCATCCACGTCCAGCTCGTCTCCAAGATCGGGCGGACCATCGGGCGGGCGCTCGGACTCAACGAAGACCTGATCGAGGCGATCGCCCTGGGCCACGATATCGGGCACGTCCCCTTCGGGCACAGGGGGGAGGAGTGCCTGGACGGCCTCTGCAATCGCCATACAATCGGCCGCTTCTTCCACAACGTCCAGAGCGTCAGGTTCCTGGACGTGATCGAGGACTGCAACCTCACCCTCCAGGTGCTCGACGGCATCCTCTGCCACAACGGCGAGGTCCACCACCGCTCTCTTGCACCCGCGGGCGAGGTGACCCCGGAGGGCTTCGAGGAAAAATTCCGCCGCCTCTCTTCAGGCGAGGCGGAGGAGATACCGTCCTCCACGATGGAGGGGTGCGTCGTCAGGTTCGCCGACACCATCGCCTACCTTGGGCGCGACCTGGAGGACGCCATCGAGGTGGGGCTGATCGACGGCGACGGCGACGACCTGATGGCAATCTGCCGGGAGAGTTTCGGGATCGAACACCCCGATGAGATCAACCGCACCGTCGTCGATACCGCCATCAGGGACATCATCAACGAGAGCATGGGAGTGGAACGGATATCCTTCTCAGGGGAGGTCTCGGACGGCATCCGGCAATTGCGGGAGTTCAGCAGGACGCACATCTACGAGAGCCCGGTGCTGACCTCGCAGATGGGAAAGATCCAGACGATGTTCGCCACCCTCTTCGAACACTTCCTCACGGACCTGGAGAGGGAGAACACCGCCTCGCCGATCTTCCGGGACTTCATCGAGGCGCCCTGGATCTCCCCGGACTACCTGCAGAAGGAAGGGGAGGCAGGGAAGGTGCGGGACTTCGTCGCCGGCATGACGGATCGCTACTTCGAGGACGCCTTCCGGGAGATTACCATCCCGAAACGGGTGAAAAACGCCTATCGATAA
- a CDS encoding PAS domain S-box protein, with protein MRPEEQNPESEMPAWDTDQSDIGGPEGRIIRPLLSAISLPAAIADQNGTILLANHGMAEITGIIVTELVGHSIEGIFHLETRSDCSFSALVHDMESLNAGTGEISCTLRGIGGSLIGYDVSLAPLSPPGGDLYLFTLRERIPDDDEILTDALTRRRLEVLNRIITVAGRADGLQTLLQGVLEETLHLLSFDAGGIYLLGEAGRAEVVCESGVPLAFLSEVREVDVNSPPYDRIFGEGQAIYTENYPAISPERAAQFGFASLASVPIFEHDQIFGAINVINRRRHLFRADERRTLESIGREIGGAIRRMKIEEELKKQQQNLQTLFDGMVDLIFVISRDGHVLATNRSVQATLGYTAEELKGMPLLNLHVPERRAEAEQNFGEMLAGTKTICAVPIIARDGRVIEVESRVSVGMWEGEEAFFGLTRDVSAAEEAKHALKRRDRILEAVNFAAGQLLGSSSWKEEIGLVLSDLGEAAEASRTYIFENSTDPRTGEILMSQRWEWTEDGVSEEIDNPDLQNLPYDPTATRWAEALSKGGMISGAVRTFPALERAYLEPQGIQALVVAPIHVGRRWFGFIGFDDCHDERHWSNAEIEALQAAGRIIGLAIQREMDEEMYHNPVEHSLIGVYVVQNGRIGYANPALAHILGYEHEDKLLDLSIAELIDPADRERWEEFVATPDRPFQTGIRCRKPDGEVRFLEAIGSPITFRGAPACVGTLMDVTEEKRAREALIESEEKFRAIFNNATDGISLNVVEEGLRPGEFTEVNESLCTMLGYTRAELLSSFLYDIVDSERTDIAAIMERLAACGRCQFEAVLRTSGGERVPVDVRAHMFSLNNRQVILSIMRDIRERIQMEERAVEAFRRIERNMEQFAVLNDQIRNPLQGIIGLAALEDSPNMEQIISLAREIDRIVTLLDQGWVESDKVREVLKRHYGLYKEQNNTEFDKN; from the coding sequence ATGAGACCGGAAGAACAGAACCCGGAAAGCGAGATGCCGGCATGGGACACCGATCAGAGTGACATCGGTGGACCGGAGGGGCGGATCATCAGACCGCTCCTCTCCGCTATATCTCTCCCTGCTGCAATTGCAGATCAGAACGGGACGATCCTGCTGGCAAATCACGGAATGGCGGAGATCACCGGCATCATCGTGACGGAGCTGGTCGGGCATTCGATCGAGGGGATTTTTCACCTTGAAACCCGATCGGACTGCTCCTTTTCAGCTCTGGTCCATGACATGGAATCACTGAATGCGGGAACCGGGGAGATCTCATGCACCCTGAGGGGCATCGGGGGATCGTTGATCGGATACGACGTTTCGCTGGCCCCGCTCTCTCCCCCCGGGGGAGACCTTTACCTCTTCACCCTCAGGGAGCGTATCCCGGACGACGACGAGATCCTCACGGACGCATTGACACGGCGCCGCCTGGAAGTGCTCAACCGGATCATCACGGTTGCGGGAAGGGCAGACGGGCTGCAGACCCTCCTCCAGGGCGTGCTTGAAGAAACACTGCACCTGCTCTCCTTCGACGCCGGAGGGATCTATCTTCTGGGAGAGGCCGGCAGGGCGGAGGTGGTCTGCGAGTCCGGGGTGCCGCTGGCGTTTCTGTCCGAAGTCAGGGAGGTGGACGTGAACTCGCCCCCCTATGACCGCATATTCGGCGAGGGTCAGGCGATCTATACCGAGAACTATCCGGCGATCTCGCCCGAACGGGCAGCACAGTTCGGGTTCGCCTCGCTCGCCAGCGTTCCGATCTTCGAGCATGACCAGATCTTCGGTGCCATCAATGTGATCAACAGGCGGCGCCACCTCTTCCGTGCCGATGAGCGGCGCACACTCGAGAGCATCGGACGGGAGATCGGCGGGGCGATCCGGCGGATGAAGATCGAAGAGGAACTGAAAAAACAACAGCAGAACCTGCAGACCCTTTTTGACGGCATGGTCGATCTCATCTTCGTGATCAGCCGTGACGGCCATGTGCTGGCGACGAACCGTTCGGTCCAGGCAACCCTCGGCTACACCGCCGAAGAACTCAAGGGAATGCCGCTCCTCAACCTCCATGTGCCCGAACGCCGTGCTGAGGCGGAGCAGAACTTCGGCGAAATGCTTGCCGGGACAAAGACCATCTGCGCCGTCCCGATCATCGCAAGGGACGGGCGCGTCATCGAGGTGGAAAGCCGGGTTTCTGTTGGGATGTGGGAGGGCGAAGAGGCCTTTTTCGGTCTGACCCGCGACGTATCGGCGGCAGAAGAGGCGAAACATGCACTGAAACGCCGGGATCGCATCCTTGAAGCGGTCAACTTCGCCGCCGGGCAGCTCCTCGGCTCCTCCTCCTGGAAGGAGGAAATCGGTTTGGTGCTCAGCGATCTCGGCGAGGCGGCGGAGGCGAGCAGGACCTACATCTTCGAGAACAGCACCGACCCCCGGACCGGCGAGATCCTGATGAGTCAGCGCTGGGAATGGACAGAGGATGGTGTTTCGGAGGAGATCGACAATCCCGATCTCCAGAACCTTCCCTACGACCCGACCGCCACGCGCTGGGCAGAAGCGCTCTCGAAGGGAGGGATGATCTCAGGGGCCGTCCGCACATTCCCTGCCCTGGAACGCGCATATCTCGAGCCGCAGGGGATACAGGCACTCGTGGTCGCCCCGATCCATGTGGGACGGAGATGGTTCGGCTTCATCGGCTTCGATGACTGCCATGACGAGCGGCACTGGTCAAACGCCGAGATCGAGGCCCTGCAGGCGGCAGGACGGATCATCGGCCTCGCCATCCAGCGTGAGATGGATGAGGAGATGTATCACAACCCGGTCGAACACTCCCTCATCGGAGTCTACGTTGTCCAGAACGGGAGGATCGGCTACGCCAACCCGGCCCTGGCGCATATCCTGGGGTATGAGCACGAAGACAAACTCCTGGACCTCTCCATAGCAGAACTCATCGATCCCGCCGACCGGGAACGCTGGGAGGAGTTCGTCGCCACCCCCGACCGACCCTTCCAGACCGGGATCCGCTGCAGGAAACCGGACGGCGAAGTGCGCTTTCTGGAGGCGATCGGGTCTCCGATCACCTTCAGGGGGGCCCCCGCGTGTGTCGGGACGCTGATGGACGTTACCGAGGAGAAGAGGGCCAGGGAGGCCCTGATCGAGAGCGAGGAGAAGTTCAGGGCGATCTTCAACAACGCCACCGACGGCATTTCCCTGAACGTGGTCGAGGAGGGGTTGAGACCGGGAGAGTTCACCGAGGTGAACGAGAGTCTCTGCACAATGCTCGGCTACACCAGGGCAGAACTCCTCTCATCCTTCCTCTATGATATCGTCGACAGCGAGCGGACCGACATTGCGGCCATCATGGAGAGACTCGCCGCCTGCGGGCGGTGCCAGTTCGAGGCGGTGCTCCGCACCAGTGGGGGGGAGAGGGTGCCGGTGGATGTCAGGGCCCACATGTTCAGCCTCAATAACAGACAGGTGATCCTCTCGATCATGCGGGACATCAGGGAACGCATCCAGATGGAAGAGAGGGCGGTTGAGGCGTTCAGGAGGATTGAAAGGAATATGGAGCAGTTTGCAGTCCTCAACGACCAGATCCGAAACCCCCTCCAGGGCATCATCGGGCTTGCCGCTCTCGAGGATAGCCCCAACATGGAGCAGATCATCTCACTCGCCCGGGAGATCGACCGCATCGTCACCCTCCTGGATCAGGGCTGGGTGGAGTCTGACAAGGTCAGGGAAGTGCTCAAACGCCACTATGGCCTTTACAAAGAGCAAAATAACACAGAATTCGATAAAAATTAA